A part of Aspergillus flavus chromosome 1, complete sequence genomic DNA contains:
- the GcnE gene encoding GcnE (GcnE is a histone acetylatransferase, which is a member of the SAGA complex in other species, yet to be tested in A. flavus. Required for aflatoxin production. Author: Brandon Pfannenstiel, University of Wisconsin-Madison) has product MASENNKRKASEEALSPDSQLQSKKARTDSPEREPKSEGGPLGKPPLRIVPFPEKPAVLEERRGEIEFRVVNNDGSRDSFVVLTGLKCIFQKQLPKMPKDYIARLVYDRSHLSIAIVKHPLEVVGGITYRPFNSRRFAEIVFCAISSDQQVKGYGAHLMSHLKDYVKATSPIMHFLTYADNYAIGYFKKQGFTKEITLDKSIWMGYIKDYEGGTIMQCTMLPKIRYLEIGRMLLKQKEAVHAKIRAFSRSHIIHAPPKEWKNGACKIDPLSIPAIKQSGWSPDMDELARQPRHGPNYNQLLHLLNDMQNHSAAWPFTQPVNRDEVPDYYEVIKEPMDLSTMEEKHEKDMYPTPQDFIKDAMLIFDNCRRYNNENTPYAKSANKLEKFMWQQIRNIPEWSVST; this is encoded by the exons ATGGCGTCAGAAA ACAACAAACGGAAAGCTTCGGAGGAAGCCCTTTCCCCAGATTCACAGCTACAGAGTAAGAAAGCGCGCACCGATTCCCCAGAGAGGGAACCAAAG TCTGAAGGTGGACCATTGGGAAAGCCACCATTGAGGATTGTTCCTTTCCCGGAGAAG CCAGCCGTACTAGAAGAACGTCGAGGGGAGATCGAATTCCGGGTCGTTAATAATGATGGTTCGCGCGACAGCTTTGTTGTCCTCACTGGACTGAAGTGCATCTTTCAGAAGCAGCTCCCGAAGATGCCCAAAGATTACATTGCTCGATTGGTCTATGATAGATCGCATTTATCTATCGCCATTGTCAAACATCCACTGGAAGTAGTAGG AGGAATTACATACAGGCCTTTTAACAGTCGCAGATTTGCGGAGATTGTCTTTTGTGCCATATCCTCTGATCAACAGGTGAAGGGTTATGGTGCGCATTTGATGTCTCACCTGAAG GATTATGTGAAGGCAACGTCGCCTATCATGCATTTCCTGACATATGCGGATAACTATGCTATTGGGTATTTCAAGAAGCAAGGGTTCACCAAGGAAATTACACTGGATAAGTCTATCTGGATGGGTTATATTAAGGATTATGAAGGGGGCACCATTATGCAATGTACGATGCTTCCAAAAATACGGTATCTTGAAATTGGCCGTATGCTTCTaaagcagaaagaagcagTACACGCCAAGATCCGTGCCTTCAGCCGGTCACATATCATACACGCCCCGCcaaaggaatggaaaaatGGAGCGTGTAAAATCGATCCGTTAAGTATCCCGGCAATCAAGCAATCTGGATGGTCACCCGACATGGATGAGTTAGCGCGTCAACCACGCCATGGACCGAATTACAATCAACTACTACATCTGCTGAACGATATGCAAAACCATAGTGCAGCCTGGCCTTTTACGCAGCCGGTCAATCGTGACGAGGTTCCTGATTATTACGAAGTGATCAAGGAGCCAATGGATCTGTCGACCATGGAGGAAAAACATGAGAAGGACATGTATCCAACACCACAAGATTTCATCAAAGATGCTATGTTGATCTTCGACAATTGTCGAAGATACAACAACGAGAACACGCCTTATGCAAAAAGTGCGAATAAATTGGAGAAGTTTATGTGGCAGCAAATTCGAAATATTCCCGAGTGGTCGGTAAGTACATGA
- a CDS encoding putative DNA repair protein Rad1 has product MSLNEVWEAASASPYAPLISKDSQFSVGFTLLLSALILTGLFGLNGIRFSVEEGRVIQGLAFLDKALFTTYTFNPPAAPNSTSGDLGDGDDSSDATYNPCFVVSLSALLETLKIFGVNDPSSTGANKAVSVQPSNPSSSNAFTTPALLFDRSCTLQYFQNGSPLSITLSETGIKTTCELTTYEPDGGEVDIPLQRDAIIMKVIMRSAWLHNAIVELGATNPNVLKISASADREPFFALSGSGGPFSESSVEFSIEEQGPNNGASSQSRKVLTDDGTSRSRAKRTKLAPTVTETFLVSPPSSMGSRIKQNYRFSLMQKASRAMSVANKVSIRGDRQGVLSLQFMIEFDAHGSSGASNTTRPSGGSLGPTVTFVDFRFVPLLDDEEAADEDSTGDLE; this is encoded by the exons ATGTCGTTGAACGAAGTTTGGGAGGCAGCCTCCGCGAGCCCTTACGCTCCACTGATTTCCAAAGATAGCCAGTTCTCCGTCGGCTTCACCCTCTTGCTTTCTG CACTCATATTGACTGGTCTTTTCGGACTGA ATGGGATTCGCTTTTCTGTGGAGGAAGGCCGAGTAATACAAGGACTCGCGTTTCTCGACAAAGCCCTCTTTACTACATACACCTTCAATCCACCAGCCGCGCCGAACAGCACTTCTGGAGATCTGGGGGACGGTGATGATTCTTCAGATGCTACTTACAACCCGTGCTTTGTTGTGTCGCTTTCTGCACTCCTTGAGACGCTGAAGATTTTTGGTGTAAATGATCCATCCTCCACTGGGGCCAACAAGGCAGTTAGTGTCCAACCGTCGAACCCCTCGTCATCGAACGCCTTTACCACACCCGCATTGCTTTTTGATCGTTCATGCACCTTGCAATATTTCCAGAACGGTTCCCCTTTGAGCATCACTTTATCAGAGACAGGAATCAAGACCACTTGTGAACTAACGACCTACGAACCCGATGGTGGCGAAGTCGATATCCCTCTTCAACGTGATGCCATCATAATGAAGGTCATTATGCGCTCTGCCTGGCTACATAATGCCATTGTGGAGCTGGGTGCCACTAATCCAAACGTATTAAAGATATCCGCCTCGGCAGATCGGGAACCTTTCTTCGCCTTGTCCGGTTCTGGTGGTCCGTTCAGCGAATCGTCTGTAGAGTTCTCAATAGAGGAACAAGGCCCGAACAACGGGGCGTCGTCCCAGTCTCGCAAAGTGTTGACAGATGACGGCACATCCAGGTCTCGGGCTAAGAGGACCAAGCTTGCGCCTACTGTCACCGAGACCTTCCTTGTCAGCCCACCATCGTCAATGGGTTCTCGCATCAAGCAAAATTACCGATTTTCCCTTATGCAGAAGGCATCTCGTGCTATGTCTGTGGCTAACAAAGTGAGCATTCGAGGCGACCGGCAAGGAGTTTTAAGTCTTCAGTTCATGATTGAATTCGACGCACACGGCTCCAGCGGCGCGAGCAATACCACAAGACCATCTGGGGGATCGCTAGGGCCCACAGTGACCTTTGTAGATTTCCGCTTTGTGCCGTTactggatgatgaggaggcaGCTGATGAGGACAGCACGGGTGATCTCGAATAA
- a CDS encoding fructose/tagatose bisphosphate aldolase (fructose-bisphosphate aldolase, putative) — protein MTRRATNKTLQILDAAEKGRYGVLAAIAYNVEHITAFVRAAENRKSPLIIQLFPSALTQTPSLVHAAAAAARAASVPISLHLDHAQDYDQIKEIADTLPFDSIMVDMSHYEKEENLERTASLREYCHARGISTEAETGRIEGGEDGIMDTGDLEGILTSPEDVEDFIRAGVDYLAPSVGNLHGDYGPKGPQPDMDRLRGIFKALNGRARLVLHGTNDFSPELSKACIEAGVSKFNVNKLVLDPWYDYIRANINKPITQVIDEGIEVLIQSMERWMDIMGSSGKV, from the exons ATGACTCGGCGTGCGACAAACAAGACCCTGCAAATCTTGGATGCAGCGGAAAAAGGCCGATATGGCGTTCTTGCAGCAATTGC CTATAACGTCGAACATATCACTGCATTCGTCCGAGCAGCCGAAAACCGCAAGTCGCCGTTAATCATTCAATTATTCCCTTCGGCGCTGACCCAAACACCATCACTTGTTcatgcagccgcagccgcagcgaGAGCAGCCTCTGTTCCTATCTCACTTCATCTCGACCACGCACAGGATTATGATCAGATCAAAGAGATCGCTGATACCCTCCCCTTTGACTCGATAATGGTAGATATGAGTCATtatgagaaggaggaaaacTTAGAAAGAACCGCATCTTTGCGTGAATATTGTCACGCTAGGGGAATATCGACGGAGGCCGAGACGGGGCGAATCGAAGGTGGTGAAGATGGGATTATGGACACAGGTGATTTGGAAG GAATCTTAACTAGCCCtgaagatgttgaagacTTCATACGTGCGGGGGTTGACTATCTGGCTCCGAGTGTTGGCAACCTTCACGGTGATTATGGTCCCAAAGGGCCGCAACCAGACATGGACCG GCTTCGCGGAATTTTCAAAGCACTTAATGGGCGCGCCCGATTGGTGTTACATGGAACCAACGACTTTTCCCCAGAGCTGTCGAAAGCGTGTATCGAAGCAGGTGTCTCCAAGTTCAATGTCAACAAGCTCGTTTTGGACCCGTGGTATGACTATATCAGAGCTAATATCAACAAGCCTATAACACAGGTGATTGATGAGGGAATTGAGGTTCTTATACAGTCAATGGAGCGGTGGATGGACATAATGGGCAGCAGTGGAAAggtataa
- a CDS encoding fungal-specific transcription factor domain-containing protein yields the protein MPNNGPQSGIRKQRKSRGRGLRTNTGCLICKRRHVKCDEIRPQCGPCAKGQRPCVYGNGIDTSSHASMSTTQSQDIPTVISSQAQIHEPLQVLVDACHQEHAIQPTNFNQTLAPNRSARRPISSRSVSSPLVEYVPSPGTESSATSSRVAPLSWFELLAQDAANADREFLLSPQQRFPLPTADEASISSTQSPAFEPRTLRERESFQAAAFHHDPEMGKKVPLAAVDEQSQALPDVPSSWSTSAPIQLSEQEFRLFTHFVQTFSGWLDFFDSSQQFCSVVPHLALRNTGLMKALLALSARHLTLLRETPGDRRDSDSSYSIDRNVAVRYYYETLHYLNKAMRYQSYAGSQELIATALLISTYEMIDGSNRDWERHLKGVFWIQRYQNNHGECGGLRQAVWWAWLRQDVWVAMRERRRVFSFWRPQKHVSVLTIPELTTRAIYLLAQCVNYASREESESTDLEQRLERGNELLYMLQEWQDCLPREFSPLPVPSSSDVFPPIWVNPPPCAAALQFHSLARIIVILHRPSIGGLQDYRAAQKLLTSSLCTICGIARTNDENDDMAFFVSLQCLYGGNLPPAKCFAMCLPLTSFQQGSVFILPMNELHCLIS from the exons ATGCCGAACAATGGCCCGCAGAGTGGCATTCGGAAACAACGCAAATCTCGCGGGCGAGGCTTGCGAACTAACACGGGGTG CTTAATTTGCAAGCGTCGCCACGTCAAATGCGACGAG ATCCGCCCACAATGTGGACCATGCGCAAAAGGTCAACGGCCCTGCGTCTATGGGAACGGCATTGATACTTCATCTCACGCGTCTATGAGCACAACCCAGAGCCAAGATATCCCAACGGTGATAAGCTCCCAGGCACAGATTCACGAACCTCTGCAAGTGCTAGTGGATGCATGTCACCAAGAACACGCAATACAGCCAACCAATTTTAATCAAACATTAGCCCCTAATAGATCCGCTCGCCGTCCGATTTCGAGCAGATCAGTGTCATCTCCGCTTGTCGAATATGTACCTTCACCTGGTACGGAGTCATCAGCGACCTCATCGAGGGTGGCGCCCCTGAGCTGGTTTGAGCTTCTGGCTCAGGATGCTGCAAATGCAGACAGAGAGTTTTTGCTATCCCCTCAGCAGAGATTCCCATTGCCGACGGCAGACGAAGCTTCAATAAGCTCAACGCAAAGTCCGGCCTTTGAGCCACGAACTTTGAGAGAACGGGAAAGCTTTCAGGCGGCAGCATTTCACCATGACCCTGAAATGGGAAAGAAAGTTCCATTGGCAGCTGTTGATGAGCAGTCACAGGCTCTTCCGGACGTGCCATCTTCGTGGAGCACATCGGCTCCCATTCAACTATCGGAACAGGAGTTTCGGTTATTTACTCACTTTGTGCAGACGTTCAGCGGCTGGTTGGACTTTTTTGATTCATCCCAGCAGTTCTGTTCTGTCGTTCCCCATCTGGCTCTGAGAAACACCGGTCTGATGAAGGCGTTATTGGCGTTATCGGCGAGACATCTGACGCTTCTCAGGGAAACCCCTGGCGATCGTCGCGATTCTGACTCGTCATATTCAATTGATCGGAATGTCGCTGTTCGCTATTACTATGAAACACTACATTACCTGAACAAGGCTATGCGTTATCAATCATATGCTGGAAGCCAAGAGCTAATTGCCACAGCCCTTTTAATTAGTACCTATGAGATGATTGATGGCTCCAACCGGGACTGGGAGCGACATCTTAAAGGAGTGTTCTGGATACAGCGATATCAAAACAATCATGGTGAATGCGGAGGCCTCCGTCAAGCCGTGTGGTGGGCCTGGCTTAGACAGGATGTCTGGGTAGCAATGCGCGAGCGGCGCCGAGTCTTCAGTTTCTGGAGGCCACAAAAGCATGTTTCAGTCCTCACGATACCCGAACTAACGACCCGTGCAATCTACCTACTTGCACAGTGCGTCAACTACGCTTCACGGGAAGAGTCAGAATCGACTGACCTGGAGCAACGCTTGGAACGAGGGAACGAGTTACTCTATATGTTACAAGAATGGCAAGACTGTCTTCCGCGGGAATTCAGCCCACTCCCAGTACCTTCGAGCTCCGATGTCTTCCCCCCAATCTGGGTCAATCCCCCTCCTTGTGCGGCTGCTTTGCAATTTCATAGCCTAGCCAGGATCATAGTCATTCTACACCGTCCTTCCATTGGCGGACTTCAAGACTATCGAGCTGCGCAGAAACTTCTTACGTCCTCTCTTTGCACTATTTGTGGAATTGCTCGCACGAATGACGAAAATGATGACATGGCTTTTTTTGTCTCACTCCAGTGTCTATATGGAGGTAACTTGCCCCCCGCCAAGTGTTTTGCTATGTGTTTACCTCTAACTTCGTTTCAGCAGGGCTCGGTGTTCATACTCCCCATGAACGAGCTGCATTGCTTGATCTCCTAG
- a CDS encoding putative vitamin H transporter has translation MAGHLEVEGKEDLSSKEIEDVGEETVPPYSPEEEAALVRKVDLMLLPTMWIMYLLSYMDRTNIGNAKISGMQEDLNLTSDQYSICLVVFFIGYVVLEVPSNLILSRTRPSLFLPGIMVIWGTLTCVMGVVKDFKHLVVLRTLIGCVESGFAPGILLVISSWYKKTEQSKRFGVYISAAVLSGAFGGLIAAGIVGGLEGAHGIRGWRWLFIVEGAATVGFALISFFILPDFPATTKRLSERERYVAIARLESDNVTAMTDGGERLSPWQAILASMKDWRTWMFVIGYMVIVGASTLSYFYPTLVKGLFGDASTMRINFLTIPIYAVAFVCTGITAYFSDKIPLWRGVVIAAWLTFSLVCSIAVCAVYNYSARYALLVLMAAGLWATNGGTLAYASSAFADMQPQVRGVSLALVNALGNLAQIYGSYLFPDSDSPKYIMGFAVISAMLAVGVIVFLILHVWIRRKAKSDARQYN, from the exons ATGGCAGGCCATCTGGAAGTGGAGGGTAAGGAAGACCTTTCCTCAAAGGAAATCGAGGATGTTGGCGAGGAGACTGTGCCACCATACTCAcccgaggaagaggctgcCCTCGTGCGAAAGGTTGACCTGATGCTCCTTCCTACAATGTGGATCATGTATCTCCTGTCGTACATGGATCGAACAAA CATCGGAAATGCAAAGATCTCAGGGATGCAGGAAGACCTTAACCTGACATCAGACCAGTATTCGATTTGTCTAGTTGTCTTTTTCATCGGATACGTTGTCCTTGAGGTTCCTAGCAA CCTCATACTCAGTCGAACACGGCCCTCTTTGTTCCTTCCCGGAATTATGGTGATTTGGGGGACGCTGACATGTGTCATGGGTGTCGTGAAAGACTTTAAGCACCTCGTTGTATTACGGACGTTGATAG GTTGCGTTGAGTCTGGTTTTGCACCAGGCATACTTCTTGTTATCTCTTCCTGGTACAAGAAAACCGAACAATCGAAGCGATTTGGTGTCTATATTTCCGCCGCCGTATTGTCCGGTGCGTTTGGTGGATTGATAGCTGCCGGTATTGTCGGTGGCCTAGAAGGCGCACACGGCATTAggggatggcgatggctgTTTATTGTTGAGGGAGCTGCTACTGTAGGATTCGCATTAATaagtttttttatacttCCTGATTTTCCCGCCACAACTAAGCGTCTATCCGAAAGAGAGCGATACGTCGCCATTGCAAGATTGGAATCAGACAATGTCACGGCCATGACGGATGGTGGCGAGCGATTGAGTCCATGGCAGGCTATCCTGGCATCAATGAAGGACTGGCGGACATGGATGTTCGTTATTGGATACATG GTCATTGTTGGTGCCAGCACGCTTTCTTACTTCTACCCGACTCTGGTCAAGGGTCTTTTCGGCGATGCCTCCACCATGAGAATCAACTTCCTTACAATCCCCATCTATGCAGTAGCATTTGTCTGTACTGGCATCACAGCATATTTCAGTGACAAGATTCCTTTGTGGCGTGGTGTTGTCATTGCTGCCTGGCTGACATTCTCCCTTGTATGCTCGATCGCTGTTTGTGCGGTATATAACTATAGTGCTCGATATGCTCTTCTTGTCCTCATGGCAGCCGGTTTGTGGGCAACCAATGGAGGTACACTTGCCTATGCCTCCTCGGCCTTCGCAGATATGCAGCCGCAGGTTAGAGGTGTCAGCCTAGCGCTGGTGAACGCGCTAGGGAACCTAGCCCAGATCTATGGTTCC TATCTGTTTCCAGACTCGGACAGCCCGAAATATATTATGGGCTTTGCTGTGATTTCGGCCATGTTGGCAGTTGGGGTGATTGTCTTCCTGATTCTGCATGTTTGGATTCGTCGCAAAGCCAAATCAGATGCGAGGCAGTATAATTAG
- a CDS encoding putative short chain alcohol dehydrogenase (short-chain dehydrogenase), producing MLREPRCLPRAEIKGYDAVLHPTLGAWPIRVDVAQNNRQLPSPPFLHLNIEGPGHLYQFPHPYICFSSRFTITIAIMPPAATENVPAPAPAAAAAPKPEAQPYLSTMPSSDFSWQITLANKVIAITGANRGIGLGIAEVCLANSAKFVYSFDLMEPGEDFAELQKRYSNFRYIQTDVTSEESIENAINKVIEETGRIDGLVANAGMTKHQPALKFDREQLDKLFNLNVFGAYFCAQIVARKFIELGIKGSIVMTSSMTSYRPNRAAPSAPYGATKAAVRNMCHTLAMEWSQHGIRVNSISPGFVRTAMTYYVEKSPDWDLKMQYYGGMPRLADPRELGGAYVYLLSDASSYTTGIDIPIAGIVGAW from the exons ATGCTCCGTGAGCCGAGATGCCTGCCTCGAGCCGAAATCAAGGGCTATGACGCAGTTTTGCATCCCACCCTCGGGGCATGGCCGATAAGAGTTGACGTCGCTCAGAATAATCGGCAGTTACCTTCCCCTCCATTTCTCCATTTAAATATTGAAGGACCTGGACATCTCTACCAGTTCCCTCATCcatatatttgtttttcttccagattcaccatcaccattgCCATCATGCCTCCTGCCGCGACCGAGAATGTTCCAGCTCCGGCtccagctgcagctgcagctcctAAGCCTGAAGCACAGCCATATCTCAGCACGATGCCTTCTTCGGACTTCAGCTGGCAGATTACCCTCGCGAACAAAGTAATCGCAATTACGGGCGCCAACCGCGGAATCGGTTTGGGAATCGCGGAGGTCTGTCTCGCGAACTCGGCCAAGTTCGTATACTCTTTCGACCTGATGGAGCCTGGAGAGGACTTTGCGGAGCTCCAGAAGAGATACAGCAACTTCCGCTATATTCAAACTGATGTGACGAGCGAAGAAAGTATTGAGAATGCTATCAACAAAGTGATTGAGGAAACGGGTCGGATCGATGGCTTGGTGGCCAACGCTGGAATGACCAAGCATCAGCCTGCACTCAAGTTTGACCGTGAACAATTGGATAAACTCTTCAATCTCAAT GTTTTTGGTGCATACTTCTGCGCTCAAATTGTCGCACGCAAATTCATTGAGCTTGGCATCAAGGGGTCTATCGTCATGACTTCCAGTATGACTTCTTATCGACCAAATAGG GCTGCCCCTTCTGCCCCTTACGGTGCGACCAAGGCCGCAGTCCGGAATATGTGTCACACACTGGCCATGGAGTGGAGCCAACATGGCATCCGCGTCAACAGCATTTCTCCCGGCTTCGTTCGTACCGCAATGACATACTACGTTGAGAAGTCTCCGGACTGGGATCTCAAGATGCAATACTACGGTGGTATGCCTCGTCTGGCCGACCCACGGGAGCTTGGTGGAGCGTACGTGTACCTCCTCAGCGACGCGAGCTCCTACACAACTGGTATTGATATCCCAATCGCTGGAATTGTGGGTGCGTGGTAA